Within Porites lutea chromosome 2, jaPorLute2.1, whole genome shotgun sequence, the genomic segment ggaaatataaatttcttgatatttttacaTAAACGTTAATTAAGAGTgactttctgtaaataccacggataggtgtgcaagatggaaaaatcgTAATCCCCCAAACTTTGTCACAACGAAGTcctttggaaactattttagaaaatacaagactcagttcgtttgacttaatattttccaaaataataatattcaaaaaacttattttaactTACTGAAAGCTGTTTTTTCTTGACCGATTTAACTTATCgttaggaaagaagaaaaagaagctcATTATTATCGTATGTATAAAACTATCAAGAAATATCGAAATTCTGGATTATCTAAGAGAACAAATACTTTCGAAAAATTTAGGAGAAAGTCCGTGGACTGGAAATAACTCGCTATCAATTATCCGAAGATATCCGAATATCTCACTTTTCAACCCCACGTTAATACGCTTCATTTTTGAGGGGAGCCAACATTAGCAGCGCCACTGTTATTTTTTTGCGCCTGGGTATCTCACGTTATGCTTACGCGTATCCACAACAGTGTCTTACATCCTACGCTTACGTAAAGGTTATAAATACTGGAACGATGGGGTATGTGACATATTCACCTGGTACCGCCCCGAGGGCTACGTGTGTAAGACTGttccttttcagattttcaatagcaatgcaaaaaaacaatagctttCAGTTAGCGCGAACGGcctttccttttgttatttttacttttccttttttactttttttttctcaaaaaacgcGATTGTTTTTTCACGGTGCGAGGGGTGCGATCATTCGTTTCACCGCTCGAGCGTTCCAGACGGACGCAACTATACGGCTTGCAATCTTCTTTAATaagttgctcaaaaatataAGCGAAATTTATCTCCTAGGCAGACTCACAGCTAAAGGGCGGACGGTATGCTTAGAGCTAGGTCCCCTTTGCTCCATTTCAAAATCCCCCCCCCTCTGTAAGAGTCATAAGGGGTGCTTATACGGGCGCAGTTCTGTCTTACTTGACATTTTCTATCAAACTGCTCACTTTTTTCTGGCTTAACATAAGCCTATATTTATgctcagaaatgcaaaacttgctcGAGGTTGCCAGAACTACAGAAAGCTTTGCTTTTAACACCAGAGGTGCTCTAAAATTATGAAGGTTTTCTAGCCCCGCCATGTCTAGTCTGAAATGTTCTGCGTTTCTTCGCCCCACTCCGAAACCTGCTGCCTCCCCTTAGGGGGTGGAGGGAAGGgacggatgacatttcagactacgaATTAGCGCTTTTTTCCCCCTCATTGTCATTGTTCTAAGTATACAAGTAAGGAATTCATAGTGGTATTTCAAAATGTGTAAGCAGAAGTTTATGAAAAGTAAGAGAATATAAGGGCCCACCTCTTCATAGTCTCTTGTAGAAGATATTTTGTTTAGTCTTACGTTTTCATAATCGCTCTAGCGGATATGTCAGTGAAACtaaggattttgattatttacatgttttgcttttatagtTACAGAAGGCACTGCGTGAGTGTCTTTTTCGGAATGGTATCTGTCTTCGCGGTATAGTCTGGgtctcaaagttctttgtcacgcaatctcATTTCGTTAAAGGCGGTAAAGGTTGCGGTTCTGTTGTCAAATAATGTGAGGTAGGccaaaacgttttccttttttatagctATAACGATTTGGTTCACGCGAAATGAGAGCATTTCAAAGAATAGCTACCAACACTAAAGCCGTTTTGTACATATATGATAACTGTTACAAATacggcaaaagtaaacaaacacgCACGTAAGGGAAGTGTTGTAGTCAAGAACTTCATAGCACACTTTCgcacaataaaattgcttttccttttgaaaatttacCACTATGAAATCTAAAATCGCTTTTGGTGTTTTAACTGGCGGAAAAGGAGCAAATTTGCGCCAGAGTCTCAAGTGTTGTCTAAGGTCTCCTTTGTAATCATCAATACAACTGCAAGTTCAGAGGTCGTAAATCACGCGAGTACCGTAAATGTTTTCAGTTGTAAAAACTCGCAGTTTCAATTGCcccagaattttatttcacagattggTAGGGTAagcattgctctttctctggaataccatttttctaaCGAAAGCCATGTAACAGGAAGGGATTTTCGccgttgaaaaatggcaaaattgatggtcgcgataatgctgatttagagggtaattttgaaaaaatattaaaaaatcagattgaaatcttttgaaattgtagcCACGTTTAGGCAGAAAGGAAGGAtcataaaattgtttaatataaGAAAAGTCATGGGTTGGTTTCCGTTTTCATTCACGAAGCGAGGGTATCAAGCACATTTTTCGGTGGGTAGAAAGCCtctcgaaggtgaaaattaaaaaatattattattttggaaaatattaagtcaaacgaactgagtcttgtattttctaaaacagtttccaaagggctttgttgTGACAGAGTTTGGGggattttcgatttttccatcttgcacacctatccgtggtatttacagaaagtcgctcttaaaaagctcaagaaaaaaaaatccaaaaaattcaaaaaaaattaaaaaaaacatactaaaattttaaagaaatggaAGTTTCTGTGAAATTGTTGACTTTTTCGTGCTCGATATGTGCTCTGaacctatattttgctcaaaagttgctcagaaaggcaaaatttgctcgaggttgctagaaccgcaaaaagttgctccaaacgccAAAAGTTGCCGAACACAATCGGGACAAACCTAGTCACCTGGAGCCCATTTAGGCCTGCAGTACAAGGGGTTAGCCATCAACGGTTTTTATGACCCTGCAGTCAGCAGTCATGGGTCGCGTGCTCCTGGATTCAAGTCATGTGATCAGCTTGCGTGTGGATCTCGCGTGTTTGCGAGGGAAAGtgccaaaagaaaaacattgggAAAGACATTGTCGGAAAGGGACGGAAATGGTCGGGGCAACTTCTTTCCCCTCAAGAAtcttcatttttgaaggagGTGGGGATAtctggaagaagaagaagaaaatggtCAGGACAAAGTCGTTTGCTTTGACAATTAAACTGGTTGATCCATGTATCATTCATTAGCATTACCATTAGAGGAATACAGTTTTAACATTCATGACACAGAGGGATTTGATCCGTGCGAATCTGATCGCAACTCCTGTCCAAACAATACTAGCTTATTTGCCTTTCAACCAATTTCCACAGGCGATGTGCATAAGATTATTAAGAGTCTACCCTCAAACAAAGCTCCCGGTTGTGATAAAGTTAACGTTAAAATCCTGAAAGACAGCTCACCAGTTATCGCTCCCATGACAACAAGTCTTATCAACAATTCCTTTACTTTGAGTACTTTTCCACTTCTATGGAAGAAAGCAGAAATCGTTCTAATTCTTAAGTCCGGGGACAGTGAAGAACCTGCCAACACGAGGCCAATATCACTACTGCCTATTTTATTTGAAGTATGCGAAAGAGCGGCTCACTTGAAGTTTACCAATTTCCTCGATTCAAACAATGTCATACATCACCTGCAAAGTGGAAATAGAAAACTTCACTCAACCGAGTCTGCGCTTCTTCACTTCACCGATGAATTGCTTAATAACAGGGATGAAAAGAAGATATCTGTTATTGTTCTTTTGGACATGTCCAAAGCTTTTGGTAGCATTCGACACGATTTAATATTACGTAAACTTCGCAAAGCTGGTGTATCTGAGTCTGTGCGTGCCTGGTTCAAAAGCTATTTATCGCAACGTCAACAAGTCGTTAAATTTCAGAATACTGTATCTGATCCCTTACTCCTTACGGCTGGGGTACCGTAAAGATCCATCATGGGCCCGGTATTGTTTACATTGTATGTAAACGACCTCTTTCGAGTTCCAAAACATTGCGAACCACTCGGCTATGTGGATGACATCAAACTTTTCCTTGGGTTCCCCGCCAGCGAACCTAACGACGTTATCTCTGTAGTAAACGAAGATCTTAAAGAAATATCGATTTGGTGCTGTAGAAATTCTCTGCTCGTTAACCCTGACAGAACAAAGCTCCTTTACGTGGGCGTCCCACAACTCATGGGGACATTACCTACCCCCTTACCAAGTGTGACAATGCTGGGAACTCAAATCAAGCCTGTAACAGTTGCACTGCAAAGGACCTGGGAGTGTATATAGATTGTCATCTTAACTTAACGAATGTATCACTAAAATTGCCTCTGACTAAACTAACGGGAGTTAATAGGATAAAGCATCTCTTAGATAAAAGAACATTGCTCTAACTTATAAATGCTTTCGGTCtcagcaaattattttattgttcgaCGGTATGGAGTAGCACGAGCAAGAAGAACGTTAAAAAACTTCAGCTAGTTCAGAACTATGCCTGCAGAATCGTAGCTGGTGTAATAAAGTACGATCATGTTTCAGAAGCCCTGAACTCTCTTAAATGGCTTAACGTAAGGGATAAACTGCTTTTTAACGACCTAGTGATGGTGTACAAATGCTTAAAGAACCTAACACCTGGTTACCTTCACGGACGCTGGGAGTAGAATTTCTGTCCACTCATGCAAACAGTTACGAGAGTACGCATGCGCACTATGATGGAAAGGTATTTACGTGTATTTTATTAATAAACGAGACCCAAGTTGCATTTATTGAGGAATAAATTTTCTGTCCCCTCATGCACAATGAAATATCTTGTCAAAAAACGTACCCAAGACGTTTTTTCGACAAAGTCGAAAACTTGTGGGAGTAAGATTGGATTAAGTACGCTTGGGAATTTCAACATCTTGTCAAGACACGTACATGAGACGTTTTTCTACAAAGTAGCAAACTTGTGGGTGTCAGATTGGATAGTACGCATGCGCATTTCAAAATCTTATCAAAACACGTACGAAGGGGGTCCTTCTCTTACAAAGTCGCTAGCGTGTGGGGTTGAGCATGTATTAATGACAATATAATTATAACATTTGTACAGCGGATATAAACAGGTCTACGCACTTTACAGGATATTCACACGATTGTAAAAAATAGAATTCAAATAAAAACTAATTCTTGAAAgcgatatttaaaaaaatatctttaGCTTTGACTTAAAGTTTGTGAGATTGTCACTACATCTAATGTCATCAGGTAACTGATTCCTTAGCTCAGGGGCGGAGATGAAGGCGAAAGCCCTAGCACCTTAGGTCTTCATGTTATAATCAGCATGGGCCAAATGTGGGGTAGAAGTTGATCGAAGCATACGTGCAAGACAATAAGGAGTAAGGAGCTGTTTGATGTAGGACGGCGATAGGTCGTGTGGAGACCTTTGAAGGTTAAATTTAATGCGTTGTATTTTCAACCTTCATCTACATTCGAGAGACTTACAATTGTCACATAAACCCCAGAGTCTACACAAGCCACCCACACTTGACTCGCTAGATAgcgctttgttttgttcacatAAAAAAACCTTATTCCCACTTAATTTCGCGAAAATCAAACTTCGCGATTTGGGAAAAATTGCGAAATTTAATACTCGCGAAATCTAAAAATCCCTAAGAAttcctaaaaattctctaagaATCCCCATAAATCCCCATAAATCGTGATATTAAGTACTTGCGAAATATAGCTCATGATTTTTCGCCAAATTAAGTGAGAATAAggcaaatatttttatttaactgCATGTCACCTTGAATCATGCCTTAAGGCGAACGAATGAATACCGAGGCCTTAAACTGAACACAATACAAAACGTTATTAGTATTCTTTGGCAAGAGCAGTTATGATATTTTAGTGATTGCCTTATTCATAAGAATGCTTAAAtcacaaaagaataaaaattaaaactacagGAACAGTATCAATCCCCTTCCTTTCCTGGGATTTTTGGAGAGGTCAACGCCTTGCAATACACAGACGTTATTTAGTCGTTCGTATTTAAATTATGGGCAGTGCTGGGAGTCGTCTGTGGGGAAATTCTGCATCTACCTTTTCTTTAACTGACATCTGTGAGAGAAAGCTATGTTTAATTGCATGTTGTGCTAGTGAAGGACACATCGGATTAAAATATTAAACCTACAATCACAATGAGGAAAACGCACAAGAAGAAGATCTGCAATCAGATGAACCATCTGTTAGAGAAACTGTGTTGTGAACCGGACCGCCCATCAGCATTAGGGGGTGTGAACAACTTGTATCGTGCTGCATATCGTTATCGAGTAAAACGCTCTCAAGTGCTTTGTTGACTCCAACAACAACCGGCTTATACTCCATATAGACCTGCGAGGAAACGCTTTCGCCGCAACAGAGTAGTTGTAAATGATATTGATTCTCAGTGGAAGGCTGATTTAGTGGACATGCAAATTCTGAGTCGGTGGAATCGTAAGTACAAGTGTTTACATACTTGTATCGGTATATCTTATGGAAGTAGACGTAGGTTATTCGCTTGAAATCAAAGACAGGCTCTTCATTGGTAGAAGCCttcaaaaaaaatcatcaagcGGGGAAGAAAAAGTTACGAACAGGTACCGGGTCtgaattcaaaaacaaaacttttcaaaTATTCCTCAAAAATGAGAATGCGCATCATTTCAAGAAACAACGAAACCAAAGCTCATGTGGTTATAAGCGCATTGATAGGACCTTGAAACAGTTAATGTGGCGGATGTTTACCACGACCAGTTCCTGTCATTATTTAGACAAACTTGACAGTTTGGTCAATGGAAATTATAATCAGAGTGTGCATCGAAGTACCAAAATGAATCCTGCAGATGTAAATAGGTTCAATGCGCAAGATGTCTGGAAAACCTTGtttgagaaaaacttgaaaCCAATAAAGTATAAATTCAATTTAGGAGATCAAGTCAAGATCAGTAAGCATAAGCGAATCTTCAAAAAAGGTTACTTGCCATCCTGGACAGAGGAGACATTTACCACTGCACAGAGATTACCCCGAGATTATTCGGTGTATCACCTGGAGGAAGCTGACGGTGATTTCATCCAAGGAAACGTTTATGAGCAAGAGCTGCAGAAAGTTATAGAAACGCTAGATCACCTGTTTcatgttaaaaaagttttaaagttcCGAGGAAAAGGTGCAAACAAAGAAGCACTGGTCCACTGGAAAGGCTTCCCGAGCAAGTACTATTCGTGGCTGCCTTCTAAGCAACTGGTGGTATTGCAACAGGCATGATTCAAGACAACGACTTTTACATAACACTTCTcaatagtaatttatttttaaccaATTCCAGGTCTTCTTACCCAGTGGCGTTAccctgaaaaatttttttgaaagatgGAGAGAATAGGGAAGTGAGACTACATCTTAATGGTAGGTATATACGATCGTTCAAGAAAAAGGAAGGTCGTCGCGtgcgttacaatttacaaacaaactaacttcagaagagctgaaagttACAGGAACGAGGgctcttttagccaaccaatgatgcatcatttatatatgaaaatgaatgtaatcTGTTTGGTGCTATTAAGCGAATACCCCGTGGTTACGAAATCTTACAATCATGAATTCTTCAAGAGCAATTTAGTTAGCaagttttcacaaaataatgctgtggaaaattacagaaaataccaaaaaaagcaagggtcaacaataattatggcctggtccCTTATAATAACGGAGTGGTCAAGATAAAAAAGCCCATCAGCcccaactttgaccactcaaacagatttctgacagattacataccgcaaaactttgctttcacttatgcctatgttgccacaccaggagcctaaaaatcggctcctggtcacaccttgtttttattgctaaaTATCATTCTAAATAGCTTTacgaaataccgtaaaattccgaaaataagccccggggcttatatttttcaaaggccctttttgaggggcttatttttggaggggcttatatttggaggggcttatctacggagggaaatttgcgtttcaaaatcaattgggctaACCTTATAATTGGCAGTAAATtaaccgtttttgctttgttttactttgtatttgaggtcaattttccaagtacaagcccccgaggGCTTaaatttggaggggcgatttaacggagggttttttgcgttaccgccttggggggcttatatttggaggggcttatacatggaggggggcttatatttggaggggcttatacatggaggggcttattttcggaattttacggtattttgttAGTAGGGGGGTTTTGAACATGATTGAAATCTAGAGATAGTGACAAAAACCAACACAAAAACAGTCACAAAACGAGACGCATGAAACAACCGCAATCTAATATTCTTGTTACACCGATATAATtaatggctcctttggctgctattctgacgtttttgaagatggaagtagtatcacagctagtcccgggttaggtataccgtttattaccagtttcacggttcctgagacttagggcctgttaacataaaggtgggggaccccaggtaggtgaggtaacttgctcaggtggggtaaaaaaaaataaccctcctttacatggaatcttacaaccccgccatccttGGGTACACTTtctggtcgctaagcacgtaaaaaagaaaaatgctgggAAACCACGTTTacgctcacttgctgctcttgccgCAACCTTTAGTACTGTGGCATGCACCAAAGTGAatttttgcgcgaatttgaagtatcacgaatccgaccccaACTAGcgtgggttacctcaccttgaaacgttaacatgtaatgacaagtaatacttgataaataaggctGAGgccacacaataaggcctcctctaattgaaatacatttgaaaaggagaagagaaccccagaagctgagtacttgcaagttatgaagcaaagatgaggccatcttagaaatgacttatgaaaatgtgggcggactgtgggcttgctttaagggcacagtaataatcaacttaattatacaatcaataagctaataatggatgggaatgccagatgttcgagtgaaattgttgtttacaacatgATAACAGCATTCtgagtgatttaaggtattgaataacaattttcaatcaaaacaccacaggagccccagcaggtgaaatttacaataattaaatcctgtttagcatgcttcagtggcatatttgcattgggcaccccctctagtattcatggtactgcaataagctaacgctgtgcaaagtttggtgctgaCCTTAAGAGACCTGAGTAATAACTCTTCCAAACTTATAAAGAGATCATGCGTGATTTGCTAATCATCAAAGTCTATAAGGCGACTGATGTAATTAGCCTTCTCATTTTCCGTTCGTGGGATCCACTGCACCTCCAAACGAATATAGTGCTCCGcgcaaaactgaaaaattttaatagcaAGCCTGTGCAAATCCAATTTCATGCTTCCGACTTGTATAATTCTAGCCGCCGTCTGGCCATCAGTGAGCCACTTGACAAGTGAACCTTCAAAAAAGACTCTAGAGAAAAATCAATGGTCGCAAGTTCTCTCCAAGTAGAGCTCTTAGAACATTCTGAAGGCTCCCAAAGCTTGTGACACACACAATCCTCATTAACGGTAATAACAGAACCATACCCTGTAGCGCTGGAAACGGAGTAAGCGAAACGCTGTGGCttataaaagagaaaacaatcgCGCACTTTGATGAAATTTAGGttgtttttccaaaaatataGCTCCTCAATAATGCAATAGGGATCCATCTGAACTTTCGCGTCCCAGTGCTGCGCGCTTAATGTAGACATGATGCAGTGCCTAGTCATGATCCTAGAAATGTTCCCGGAAAGAGACGCTGTAGAAATTATCTTCCCTGTAAAGGAGGCCAATCTTCTGGCAGAAAGAACAAAATCGGAGTCGATAATACTGTCAATGGTACTAGTTATTTCGGCAACCCTCCTATCCACAATTTCAATGGTTCCACGAGCGCTATCCCAAGTGATACCCAGCCAATCAAGCCTCTTTCAAGGTATCCACACTGACTTATCCTCGTTAGTAACGAAACCTGCCTTAAAAAGGTCAGTTCTAACGGCATCCGCTACAATACTGCACACTCGAGAATCCTTTTCAATACCCCATTCGTCGTCAAGAAAAACTGCAACGCAAATGCCTTGATGCCTCGAATGTTTCTCAAGCGGCTTAAGAATTTTTATGAACACGTGACGGGCGGAAAATAATCCGAAAGGTAAAACTGTAAACCCATAGAACTTCACTTGATTGGAATTGGAATGCTTCCAGGAAAAACCAAGATATGTTTGATGGCCCTCAAAAATTTCAAAGTGGTCGTACCCACTTTTCAGGTCAAAGGAAAACATATATGCACCCCGCGAGAAGAAAGACatagctgttttccagtctTCGTATTTAGCATGCATCTTACGAAGAAACTTGTTGACGTATCTTAAATCAAGAATGAGCCTCTTCTTTCCATTAGCTTGAACAGATACGGACAAGGGGTTTACCAGCCGGGGCGGTACACTGGTTTCCACAACACGACCCGACTCAACTAAGTCTTGAATAGCCTCCTCAACAAACTCGGTATGTGAAAGAGACGctctgttgttttttaaaaccgCTGGTTCCGGAAAACTAACGAAAGGTAACAAATATCCCCTTTCTATAACGTTAAGAATAAAACTGGGGGTTCGAATATGCTTCCAAAATTCGAAGTTTCTACGAAGATTTCCATTGACGTTGACACACGGCGGACAAGTACTTAACTCAAACTCAAACAAGTCGCTATCGCAATGTACCTGAGCGATATCAGCAACCTCCTCATCAAAAACATTACTGCTTTGCACCGGGTGGAGTGTGGGCTCCGTGACTGGGTCTGTAGGGGCTGTATGAGTATCCTGGGGTGAATATGGTTCTGCGATAAGCACTTCGTGGGCTATCCCAGGAGGCAGTGTATTCTCTTGCCAAGTGGCCGAGTTTGTGACATTTAAAGCACCTCGCGCGGTCCACGTAAGCATCTCTACCGTCTGAAAACAGATGAAATAAAAGCAGTATCAAAATtagataaaatgaaaaaacaccCGTAGAAACCTAAGAAAAGGGAGGGTGGGTGGGGCCAGATCTTAAACGTCCGAAGCAGAAAACGGCCCAAAAGTGCTAAGGTCGcaagcgagagagagagagaacaaactgaaaacagcATCTTAAACAGGGAAAACGAACCAATCGGAAGCTACGACAAACACACTGCGACACCTAAAGGCGACAAACTGTAGGAAAGAATGTGAAGCTAAAATAACAGTGGAAAATATATTTACTTTCTCATCCGCTTCGCTCAAACGAACGTAAATTATTTACCGCTtaaataacccccaaaaccaGGCGAGATCAGATATGGGTGGATTGTGTGCGAACCCTAACAAGcgagagaacaaaacaaagtacTCCAAAAAAGGTCAGACAAAAACTGAGAGAGcgcaaaaagaaaatcaaaatacagGCTAGCTCATCGCGAAAAAGCTGCTAAACCGTGGAAGTCGAAGTTGCTTTGAACTTTTTGTCTGGTCCACGACGACCTTGTGTAGGCTGTCTCCTTTTCCTGCTTGCTGCCTCCTTAGCTTTCTTTAAGCGTTTCTCGTCCCCTGAGCCAGACGCTAACTCATCCGAAACATATTCGTCGACCACTTTCCAACCATCAGCGCTCTTGTCAGCAATTCTGATCAGCTTCTGCCGCTTACGAATGAACACTTTTCCTTCATCTACCAAATTATCCACTtgattatttttggaatcgTTAGCCGAGCGAATTCTATCGAAAACGCTGTCCATCTGAGCATTAAGCTCAAACTGCTTTTGGTTGCCTTTAAACTTCATTTAAGTCACTTGCTTATCCAGCTTAGATTTCGACTCGAGTTGCTTCGTCTTTTCGTCTCGCTAGACTCTAAGTATGTTTTGAACATTGAAAAAACTTCGTTGACCATCGGCGATTCATCTCGCTCCAAAGACCTAGGAGTATAGGCATACTCGACGAGATCTTAAACGTCCGAAGCAGAAAACAGCTCAAAAGTGCTAAGGTCGCAAGCGAGAGAGAGAGggaacaaactgaaaacagcATCTTAAATAGGTAAAACGAACGAATCGGGAGCTACGATAAACTCACTGCGACACCTAAAGGCGACAAACTGTAGGAAAAAAATGTGAAGCTAAAATAACAgtggaaaatatattttctcGTGGGTTGACTTTTTAGTGGCACGTTTTATTTCAGGATATACGAATAACTGAATATGGCATTAATTTTGCTtaatttttgcccattttatgCATCggggagaaaaaaataaaaaacgttaaaaaatattgttcaaaCGATCGGACGTAAACTTCCGTTTTTGTAACTAGGGCCCACAGGGCTTTATTCGTGCTGAGTTTGAGGCCATgtcattttttggctttttccaTTTTTAGCTGATAATTACGCGGAGTCGCTCTTAAGGCCTCTCTGTGCATAGACAAGTTACAGCTCCCCATGAATTAGAAGTTATACTGTTGTTTACTTAAAACGAGAGCTTGTTTCagcgttttttttgttcctcTTTAAGCAAATTCTTCTGCTTCTGTCTCCGCTGTAAGAAAAAATCAACTCCTTATATTAAGATGATAAATTGCCAAGATATCTTTTGTAGTCATAAGATAAAGCAGAAGCAACATCGGAGGGTCCATCTCTCATATTTATCCACTTCAATTTGTTTGCAGCCAAATCAAACGACCTTTGCGATGTACATAAGCTTGCAAAATATGAGGTGCAATCACTTCTTTGTTAAGGTGAGCGAAAaagttattgtttatttttgtgtATGCACCTGACATTCAGATTTAGTTACACGCCTTCTACATTTAAATATTAAAGATATGGTACAACTAcctttctctaaaaaaattcGACGGTCAACA encodes:
- the LOC140926103 gene encoding uncharacterized protein; the encoded protein is MNPADVNRFNAQDVWKTLFEKNLKPIKYKFNLGDQVKISKHKRIFKKGYLPSWTEETFTTAQRLPRDYSVYHLEEADGDFIQGNVYEQELQKVIETLDHLFHVKKVLKFRGKGANKEALVHWKGFPSKYYSWLPSKQLVVLQQA